In Ochotona princeps isolate mOchPri1 chromosome 31, mOchPri1.hap1, whole genome shotgun sequence, a single window of DNA contains:
- the C31H9orf40 gene encoding uncharacterized protein C9orf40 homolog, with protein sequence MAKRRAAEPLAFHVPWKRPFYDLSDPEEVPPPLWLPSHPELSRKRRIDAGAMADPSASPSKRRDSGDGSGPGDGEEEPEDRSLEPGEPSPLRPAPEEEPCPARPLRGGGGDDGAGRAGSPRGAWGAAALQHSEDFWQYNTFQYWRTPLPPVELADIADASEARLVEAAGQDRDGAAEVDMES encoded by the exons ATGGCCAAGCGGCGTGCGGCCGAGCCGCTGGCCTTCCACGTGCCGTGGAAGCGGCCCTTCTACGACCTGTCGGACCCGGAGGAGGTGCCGCCGCCGCTCTGGCTCCCGTCGCATCCCGAGTTGTCCCGAAAGCGCAGGATCGACGCGGGAGCCATGGCAGACCCTTCGGCCTCTCCCAGCAAGCGCCGCGACAGCGGGGACGGCAGCGGCCCGGGCGACGGCGAGGAGGAGCCTGAGGACCGGAGCCTGGAGCCCGGCGAGCCGTCGCCGCTGCGGCCGGCCCCGGAGGaggagccctgccctgcccggccccttcggggcggcggcggcgacgaCGGGGCGGGCCGCGCTGGGTCCCCTCGCGGAGCCTGGGGAGCCGCGGCGCTCCAG CACAGTGAGGACTTTTGGCAGTATAATACCTTCCAGTACTGGAGGACTCCTCTGCCACCTGTGGAGCTGGCAGACATCGCGGACGCGAGTGAGGCTCGCCTGGTGGAAGCGGCTGGCCAGGACAGGGACGGCGCGGCCGAGGTCGACATGGAGTCCTGA